A region of Catenibacterium mitsuokai DNA encodes the following proteins:
- the dprA gene encoding DNA-processing protein DprA, translating into MEDILLYFSLKYKGQFDLIYKALERKERVDESLKEELFKTIKSSYTTIISDDYPQQLKYINCPPFVLYYYGSLSLLDKDCIAVIGKRDCSEYGVQATRVLVKELVKNDIVIVSGMAKGIDGVSHRTAIRSKGHTVAVLGSGIDYPYPPMNEDLYYVLKNELVLSEYPGSTPPRKDHFPKRNRIIAGLSQKLLVTEADLKSGTMITVGFALEQGKDVFAVPGRVYDSKGCNALIQQGAKLVMNVEDILEE; encoded by the coding sequence GTGGAAGATATTCTACTTTATTTTTCATTGAAGTATAAGGGACAGTTTGATTTGATTTATAAGGCCTTAGAACGTAAGGAACGTGTGGATGAGTCTTTAAAAGAAGAACTCTTTAAAACGATTAAGAGTTCTTATACGACTATTATTAGTGATGATTATCCACAACAGCTTAAATATATCAACTGTCCACCATTTGTACTCTATTATTATGGTTCTTTATCTTTACTAGATAAAGACTGTATTGCGGTTATTGGTAAAAGAGACTGCAGCGAGTATGGTGTTCAGGCGACACGTGTACTTGTAAAAGAACTTGTGAAGAATGATATTGTGATTGTATCGGGAATGGCTAAGGGAATTGATGGCGTCAGCCACCGCACAGCTATTCGATCAAAGGGACATACTGTCGCAGTGCTTGGTAGTGGAATCGATTATCCTTATCCACCGATGAATGAAGATCTGTATTATGTATTGAAGAATGAACTTGTTTTAAGTGAATACCCTGGAAGTACGCCACCTCGTAAAGATCATTTTCCTAAACGAAATCGTATTATTGCAGGACTCTCGCAAAAACTTCTTGTTACAGAGGCTGATCTTAAAAGTGGCACGATGATTACAGTTGGTTTTGCCTTGGAACAGGGCAAGGATGTATTTGCAGTTCCAGGACGTGTGTATGACTCAAAAGGCTGTAATGCGCTGATTCAGCAGGGTGCAAAACTAGTTATGAATGTAGAAGATATCTTAGAAGAATAG
- a CDS encoding ribonuclease HII, with protein MNKQERLKYENEARAAGYSRILGVDEAGRGPMAGPLVVGGVIFPEDFYDERINDSKKLTEKKREALYDLIIENALAYQIEVLSVEEVDTLNVYEASRTGMKRIVESLEPDFTLSDAMPLGDIPHLSIIKGDAKSISIGAASILAKVTRDRIMKEYGKQYPEYGFEKHKGYVTKAHKEALEKYGVTPIHRRSFAPVQKVLNEQLSFDFEEKD; from the coding sequence ATGAATAAACAGGAACGTTTAAAATATGAAAACGAAGCTAGAGCTGCAGGCTACTCTAGAATACTGGGCGTAGATGAAGCAGGAAGGGGACCGATGGCTGGGCCGCTTGTTGTAGGTGGTGTCATTTTTCCTGAAGATTTCTATGATGAACGTATCAATGATTCTAAGAAATTGACTGAAAAGAAAAGAGAAGCACTCTATGATTTAATTATAGAAAATGCGCTTGCTTATCAAATAGAGGTTTTATCAGTAGAAGAAGTAGATACTTTAAATGTCTATGAAGCTTCTCGTACTGGTATGAAACGTATTGTTGAATCATTAGAACCTGACTTTACATTAAGTGATGCAATGCCCTTGGGAGATATTCCTCATCTTTCTATTATTAAAGGAGATGCGAAAAGTATTTCTATTGGGGCAGCAAGTATTCTTGCAAAGGTCACTCGAGACCGCATCATGAAGGAATATGGTAAACAATATCCAGAGTATGGCTTTGAAAAACATAAAGGTTATGTTACTAAAGCCCATAAAGAAGCATTAGAAAAGTATGGTGTCACTCCAATTCATCGTCGTTCTTTTGCGCCAGTACAAAAAGTACTGAATGAACAATTATCCTTTGATTTTGAAGAGAAAGATTAA
- the ylqF gene encoding ribosome biogenesis GTPase YlqF, which produces MAMQIQWYPGHMAKAQREIESKLKLVDIVIELVDARAPFSTHNPELDHMIKNKPRLYILTKKDLADPKATEALIAEFKRQGHSAIAVDLKNFKEEKKIVNMCRYQLKEKREKEAARGLKPKPIRALVAGIPNVGKSTFINKIAKRKAAAVGNKPGVTKAQQIIRVDKDFELFDTPGVLEPKFTDINKAMNVALCGSIKMEILPLDDLFIHAIGYLAKHYPDMLKQRYNLTIDLDSDWVIPVYDHISDYRHIKKLRGKTDYDRVQETFFNDLKNGSLGKITWELSDE; this is translated from the coding sequence ATGGCAATGCAGATTCAGTGGTATCCAGGGCATATGGCTAAAGCCCAAAGAGAAATCGAAAGTAAATTAAAGTTGGTAGATATTGTGATTGAACTTGTTGACGCACGTGCTCCTTTTTCAACACATAATCCAGAACTTGATCATATGATCAAGAATAAACCTCGTCTTTATATTCTTACAAAGAAGGATTTGGCCGATCCTAAGGCAACAGAAGCTCTTATTGCAGAATTTAAAAGACAGGGACATAGCGCCATCGCAGTTGATTTAAAGAACTTCAAGGAAGAAAAGAAGATTGTGAACATGTGTCGCTATCAGTTAAAAGAAAAGCGTGAAAAAGAAGCCGCAAGAGGTTTAAAGCCTAAGCCAATTCGTGCTTTAGTGGCTGGTATTCCTAATGTTGGTAAATCTACTTTTATCAATAAGATTGCGAAAAGAAAAGCCGCTGCAGTAGGAAATAAGCCGGGAGTTACAAAGGCTCAGCAGATTATCCGTGTTGATAAGGATTTTGAACTTTTCGATACACCAGGTGTACTAGAACCTAAATTCACAGATATCAATAAAGCAATGAATGTCGCATTATGTGGCTCTATTAAGATGGAAATCCTTCCACTTGATGATTTATTTATTCATGCAATAGGTTATCTGGCGAAACATTATCCAGACATGTTGAAACAACGTTATAATTTGACTATTGATCTAGATTCAGATTGGGTAATTCCAGTCTATGATCATATCTCAGATTATCGTCATATTAAGAAATTAAGAGGCAAAACAGATTATGACCGTGTACAGGAAACATTCTTTAATGATTTAAAGAACGGTTCTCTTGGAAAAATCACATGGGAGCTTAGCGATGAATAA
- the lepB gene encoding signal peptidase I yields MNKLKKLCLPGIVLLILCLFTFVVLPVKVKGTSMMPTIHDSDFILMTGVTSYKQIHRFDIVDVRSSALKEDVIKRVIGLPGEEISYKNDHLYINGQLVEEPFLKLPFMKKEKIKYDLTHYTKDFRIKLRHDEYFILGDNRPMSYDSRYFGPVHIEDIRAKNGYIIYPIQHIKRND; encoded by the coding sequence ATGAATAAGTTAAAAAAACTGTGTTTACCTGGAATAGTGCTACTTATATTATGTCTATTTACATTTGTCGTGCTTCCGGTCAAGGTGAAAGGAACATCCATGATGCCAACTATTCATGATAGTGACTTTATCTTAATGACGGGAGTGACATCTTATAAACAGATTCATCGTTTTGATATCGTTGATGTACGCAGCAGCGCATTGAAAGAAGATGTCATTAAACGTGTTATTGGTCTTCCAGGAGAAGAAATCAGCTACAAGAATGATCATTTATATATTAATGGTCAATTAGTAGAAGAACCTTTTCTTAAGCTTCCTTTCATGAAAAAAGAAAAGATTAAATATGATTTAACACATTATACAAAAGATTTTAGAATTAAATTAAGACACGATGAATACTTTATTCTAGGTGATAATCGTCCTATGTCCTATGATTCAAGATATTTTGGACCAGTTCATATAGAAGATATTCGTGCAAAAAATGGATATATTATTTATCCAATCCAGCATATTAAGAGAAATGATTGA
- the rplS gene encoding 50S ribosomal protein L19, which translates to MNMQLVNEITKSQIKTDVPQFKAGDTLKVFVKIQEGNKTRLQMFEGVCIAKKGHGIGETFTVRKISYGVGVERVFPVNSPIIDHIEVAKVGKVRRAKLHYLRGLSGKAARIKEIR; encoded by the coding sequence ATGAACATGCAGTTAGTAAATGAAATTACTAAGAGCCAGATCAAGACTGATGTACCTCAGTTCAAAGCTGGTGACACTTTAAAAGTATTCGTAAAGATCCAGGAAGGTAATAAGACTCGTCTTCAGATGTTCGAAGGTGTTTGTATTGCTAAAAAGGGTCATGGTATTGGTGAAACTTTCACTGTTAGAAAGATTTCTTACGGTGTAGGTGTTGAAAGAGTATTCCCAGTAAACTCTCCAATCATCGATCATATCGAAGTAGCTAAGGTTGGTAAAGTACGTAGAGCTAAATTACATTACTTACGTGGATTATCTGGTAAAGCTGCTAGAATTAAAGAAATTCGATAA
- the trmD gene encoding tRNA (guanosine(37)-N1)-methyltransferase TrmD: protein MKIDVLSLFPEMFEGFLTTSIIKRAIDSGHVEVTIHNFREFATDRHKSVDDTPYGGGQGMVLMCKPLLDCLKTVVTKDSLVILMSPQGMTHHQAYAEELALKQKHIVIICGHYEGFDERIRDYVDVELSIGDYVLTGGELGAMVVMDSVIRLLHGVITQASHEDDSFSNGLLEYPQYTRPYEYEGSKVPDVLLSGHHENIRKWRLKESLRKTMIKRPDLLEKRPFTEEELEILKELKK, encoded by the coding sequence ATGAAGATTGATGTTCTTTCATTATTTCCAGAGATGTTTGAAGGATTCTTGACAACATCTATTATTAAAAGAGCTATCGATAGTGGTCATGTAGAAGTGACTATTCATAATTTTAGAGAATTTGCGACAGATCGTCATAAGAGTGTGGATGATACACCTTATGGTGGCGGACAGGGTATGGTACTTATGTGTAAGCCATTATTAGATTGTTTAAAGACAGTAGTCACAAAGGATTCACTTGTTATTTTAATGAGTCCTCAGGGTATGACTCATCATCAGGCTTATGCGGAAGAATTGGCTTTGAAGCAGAAGCATATTGTTATTATCTGTGGTCATTATGAAGGCTTTGATGAACGTATTCGTGATTATGTAGATGTAGAACTTTCTATTGGTGATTATGTACTCACAGGTGGAGAACTTGGCGCGATGGTAGTCATGGATAGTGTGATTCGTTTACTTCATGGAGTGATTACTCAGGCAAGTCATGAAGATGATTCGTTCTCTAATGGATTATTAGAATATCCACAGTATACAAGACCTTATGAATATGAAGGCAGCAAGGTTCCTGATGTCCTCTTAAGTGGTCATCATGAAAATATTCGTAAATGGCGTTTAAAGGAATCATTACGTAAAACTATGATTAAACGTCCTGATTTATTAGAAAAGCGCCCATTTACAGAAGAAGAATTAGAAATTCTAAAAGAATTAAAAAAGTAA
- the rimM gene encoding ribosome maturation factor RimM (Essential for efficient processing of 16S rRNA): MELVEIGKIINTFGIKGDLKIASSTDFGEQRFAPGSHILVKTPREYLDFEISKHYIHKGFDMIAFKGFTDINEVEKYKGCICYAPKDTSLLPEGMHYISDIVDCEVYNNGTYIGKVTDVYQGAQAIIGVDVNGKQVMIPYIDAFVKNKDIEHKRIDVSLIGGFLDED; encoded by the coding sequence ATGGAGCTTGTAGAAATTGGTAAAATCATTAATACATTTGGAATCAAGGGTGATTTAAAGATTGCTTCTTCAACTGATTTTGGAGAACAGCGCTTTGCCCCTGGCAGCCATATTCTTGTGAAGACGCCAAGAGAATATCTTGATTTTGAAATCAGTAAGCACTATATCCATAAAGGTTTTGATATGATTGCCTTTAAAGGATTTACAGATATTAATGAAGTAGAAAAGTATAAGGGATGTATTTGTTATGCCCCTAAAGATACTTCTTTATTACCTGAAGGCATGCATTATATTTCTGATATTGTAGATTGTGAAGTCTATAATAATGGCACTTATATTGGTAAGGTCACTGATGTATATCAGGGGGCACAGGCTATTATTGGTGTTGATGTGAATGGTAAACAGGTAATGATTCCTTATATTGATGCTTTTGTAAAGAATAAGGATATTGAACATAAGCGTATTGATGTCTCATTGATTGGAGGCTTCTTAGATGAAGATTGA
- a CDS encoding KH domain-containing protein yields the protein MDYVKALQDICLELVNDRDKLEVREMPSLDDNAIVLYVYASHDDISKLIGRKGVMANSIRQLMSVSTRGMHKRLDIKFESYGEE from the coding sequence ATGGATTACGTTAAGGCATTACAGGACATCTGTCTTGAACTTGTCAATGATCGTGATAAGTTAGAGGTTAGAGAAATGCCTTCATTAGATGATAATGCGATTGTTCTATATGTTTATGCATCACATGATGATATTTCTAAATTAATTGGTAGAAAAGGTGTTATGGCTAATTCTATCAGACAGCTTATGTCTGTAAGTACACGTGGTATGCATAAGAGATTAGATATCAAATTTGAATCATATGGTGAGGAATAA
- the rpsP gene encoding 30S ribosomal protein S16: MAVKLRLKRMGAKKSPFYRIVAADSRMPRDGRFIEQLGTYDPRQNPAKVSLKKEEILKWLGNGAQPSDTVKNILSKEGVIKEFAESKKAK; encoded by the coding sequence ATGGCAGTTAAATTAAGATTAAAGAGAATGGGTGCTAAGAAGTCACCATTTTATAGAATTGTTGCAGCTGATTCAAGAATGCCAAGAGATGGTCGTTTCATTGAACAGTTAGGAACTTATGATCCAAGACAGAACCCAGCTAAGGTTTCTTTAAAGAAAGAAGAAATCTTAAAGTGGTTAGGTAACGGTGCTCAGCCTTCTGACACAGTTAAGAACATCCTTTCTAAAGAAGGCGTAATCAAAGAATTTGCTGAATCTAAGAAGGCTAAATAA
- a CDS encoding sensor histidine kinase, protein MKKRRIFIIGLIVLLLACPSCMIYITVKQQDGYKKRVADNTNEYMLQFLTMAVESKTDPDYKPLNFNGLDEKSQEAATATMNEIFKTVLDMEQDDDGFHYEAYNEKTRQYYKNQKSYYPVAYEEFFKSSARSKYFYTDTVALFDESDIISNLDAGYKLEEGKDGKRSLLKVYNTYVDLNQVSINLPKDIEMTYYCTMYESPMTYIERNFVDEYDIAVLSGVALLLGLVIFIYILMNSLEVEEVINPYRTIKQWKLLTVIIIIGLTSFIFMGASGVTGALVMMGELQGALARHNIAYATSISYGLYFFCMVIFYFLFSMLCFTVKYMFMNGMNYFKNNTCTYALYAKTKELGNKVTEFDLKDNINQDILKFTICNALLVIILYVLSPSKTIFAIVYVMISFLYIRKQTMKVKNDYKNMLNFTEQLSHGHFDTEIEDDLGIFNIMRDRLNNLKTGFEAAVKEETKSQNMKTELITNVSHDLKTPLTCIKNYVILLKNTQADEATRTEYLNQLEKYTNRLSNLIQDLFDVSKATSGNIDLHPIDLRLQALVDQSLAECIEVLESKDIQVIKNVEDVVVHLDGDKTYRVFENLLTNIGKYAMPHSRAYIDIHEEEDYVSVIFKNMSEVEMNFSSEEIQERFVRGDKSRHETGSGLGLAIAKSFVVAQGGTFDIEIDGDLFKVIMTFKKNLSKKTKVSSKNT, encoded by the coding sequence ATGAAGAAAAGACGTATATTTATTATTGGTTTAATTGTCTTATTATTGGCTTGTCCGAGCTGTATGATTTATATCACAGTCAAACAGCAGGATGGTTATAAGAAAAGAGTCGCAGACAATACAAATGAATATATGCTGCAGTTTCTTACAATGGCAGTTGAATCAAAAACAGATCCTGATTATAAGCCTTTAAATTTTAATGGGCTAGATGAAAAATCACAAGAAGCAGCTACTGCGACGATGAATGAAATATTCAAAACTGTTTTAGATATGGAACAGGATGATGATGGATTTCACTATGAAGCATATAATGAAAAGACAAGACAGTATTATAAGAATCAGAAATCTTATTATCCTGTCGCCTATGAAGAATTTTTTAAATCTAGTGCGCGTTCGAAATATTTTTACACGGATACTGTAGCTCTTTTTGATGAAAGTGATATTATTAGTAACCTTGATGCAGGATATAAGCTCGAAGAAGGAAAAGATGGAAAAAGATCTTTACTTAAAGTATATAATACGTATGTAGATTTAAATCAGGTAAGTATTAATTTACCTAAAGATATAGAAATGACTTATTATTGTACAATGTATGAATCGCCTATGACATATATTGAACGTAATTTTGTGGATGAATATGATATTGCAGTCCTTTCAGGAGTTGCTCTTCTTCTGGGTTTAGTTATCTTTATATATATTTTAATGAATTCATTAGAAGTAGAAGAAGTTATTAATCCATATCGCACAATTAAACAATGGAAGCTATTAACTGTTATTATCATTATTGGATTAACTAGTTTTATTTTTATGGGGGCATCAGGAGTAACAGGTGCTCTTGTGATGATGGGAGAACTTCAAGGTGCCCTTGCAAGACATAATATAGCTTATGCTACATCTATCAGTTATGGTCTCTATTTCTTCTGTATGGTCATTTTCTATTTCTTGTTCTCAATGTTATGCTTTACTGTTAAGTATATGTTTATGAATGGAATGAACTATTTTAAGAATAATACATGTACTTATGCACTTTATGCAAAAACAAAGGAACTAGGTAATAAAGTGACTGAATTTGATTTGAAGGATAATATCAATCAGGATATCTTGAAATTTACTATCTGTAATGCGTTGCTCGTTATTATTTTGTATGTCCTCTCACCAAGTAAGACAATCTTTGCGATTGTTTATGTTATGATCTCTTTCTTATATATAAGAAAGCAGACAATGAAGGTAAAGAATGATTATAAAAATATGCTTAACTTTACAGAACAGCTTTCTCATGGTCATTTTGATACAGAAATAGAAGATGATCTAGGTATTTTCAACATTATGCGTGATCGCTTAAATAACCTGAAAACTGGTTTTGAAGCAGCTGTGAAGGAAGAAACAAAATCACAGAATATGAAGACAGAACTTATTACTAATGTCTCACATGATTTAAAAACGCCTCTTACATGTATTAAGAACTATGTTATTTTACTTAAGAATACACAAGCTGATGAAGCAACAAGAACTGAATATTTAAACCAGTTAGAAAAATATACAAATAGACTCTCTAATCTTATCCAGGATCTCTTTGATGTTTCTAAAGCAACAAGCGGTAATATTGATCTTCATCCTATTGATTTAAGATTACAAGCATTAGTTGATCAATCCTTAGCTGAATGTATTGAAGTCTTAGAATCTAAAGATATCCAGGTCATTAAGAATGTCGAAGATGTCGTTGTACACTTAGATGGGGATAAGACATACCGTGTCTTTGAAAACCTATTAACTAATATTGGAAAGTATGCCATGCCACATAGTCGTGCTTATATTGATATTCATGAGGAAGAGGACTATGTTTCAGTCATATTCAAGAATATGAGTGAAGTAGAAATGAACTTCTCTAGCGAAGAAATCCAGGAACGTTTTGTACGTGGAGATAAATCCCGCCATGAAACAGGCAGTGGTCTAGGGCTTGCCATTGCGAAAAGCTTTGTTGTTGCTCAGGGTGGTACATTTGATATAGAAATAGATGGTGATCTCTTTAAAGTCATCATGACTTTCAAAAAAAACCTTTCAAAAAAAACAAAAGTGTCAAGTAAAAATACTTGA
- a CDS encoding response regulator transcription factor, translating into MKHTLLLVEDELGIRETVKIFLKSQNYEVIEAENGKEGLEALKHNDIHLAIVDIMMPVMDGLTMTMKLREVSDIPVIFLTAKTEDIDKITGLNLGADDYITKPFEPMELIARVNSNLRRYEQILNLKGNIQKPNNQLIVGGLVLDQETKEVFVNGRSVRLTKKEFQILELLMSYPGKVYSAEEIYESIWEETAINTETIMVHVRRLREKIEANPKHPEYLKAVWGVGYKIEKME; encoded by the coding sequence ATGAAACATACACTATTACTTGTAGAAGACGAGTTAGGTATTAGAGAAACAGTTAAGATCTTTTTAAAGAGCCAGAATTATGAAGTCATTGAAGCGGAGAATGGAAAAGAAGGGCTTGAAGCCCTTAAACATAACGATATTCATTTAGCTATTGTAGATATTATGATGCCTGTTATGGATGGACTCACTATGACAATGAAGCTTCGTGAAGTATCAGATATCCCTGTGATCTTCTTAACGGCTAAGACAGAAGATATTGATAAGATTACAGGACTTAATCTAGGGGCAGATGATTATATCACTAAACCTTTTGAACCTATGGAACTCATTGCAAGGGTTAATTCTAATTTAAGACGCTATGAACAGATCTTAAATTTAAAGGGAAATATACAAAAGCCAAACAATCAACTTATTGTAGGAGGCTTAGTATTAGACCAGGAGACTAAAGAAGTCTTTGTGAATGGACGTTCTGTTAGACTCACTAAGAAAGAATTCCAGATATTAGAACTATTAATGAGTTATCCTGGTAAGGTGTATTCTGCAGAAGAAATCTATGAATCTATCTGGGAAGAAACAGCCATTAATACAGAAACAATCATGGTTCATGTAAGAAGACTCAGAGAAAAGATTGAAGCCAATCCTAAACACCCTGAATACTTAAAGGCTGTCTGGGGTGTCGGTTATAAAATAGAAAAGATGGAGTGA
- the ffh gene encoding signal recognition particle protein, producing the protein MAFESLSDRLQETLKKVTGQATLTESNMEEMLREIRLALLEADVNYQVVKEFIANTKEKAIGQNVIGSLKPGQVLVKIVHDELVSLLGTEMVTVDYSKDPTIIMMVGLQGSGKTTTAGKIAKLITEKQGKKPLLVAGDIYRPAAIDQLKTLGAQLNIPVFSKGTDTPVETIVTEALAKARDDHNDVVIIDTAGRLQIDEKLMQELANVKEIAHPDEILLVVDSLAGQEIVNVASTFNERLGITGAVLTKLDGDARGGGALSIRHVTHVPIKYIGTGEKLDEIDYFYPDRMADRILGMGDVVSLVEKVQDVYDEKESMKAFNKMKAGTFGLDDMLDQMKKLQKMGPLSGLLKMIPGMPKIPNLNDDDAAAKMKMTESIIYSMTKAERANPDMINSSRKERIAKGCGQPVTEVNKLLKQFEQSRKVMKQLGNIDPTTGMPTQRPMKNQQQFNPYRKKTRHKKKKK; encoded by the coding sequence ATGGCTTTTGAATCTTTATCAGATAGACTCCAAGAGACATTAAAAAAGGTAACAGGACAAGCGACTCTTACTGAATCAAACATGGAGGAGATGCTTCGTGAAATCCGTTTGGCTTTACTTGAAGCCGATGTTAACTACCAGGTAGTTAAAGAGTTTATTGCAAATACAAAAGAAAAAGCAATCGGTCAGAACGTTATTGGTTCATTAAAACCAGGACAGGTTCTTGTTAAGATTGTTCATGATGAATTAGTATCATTACTTGGTACAGAAATGGTGACTGTAGACTACTCTAAAGATCCTACAATCATCATGATGGTTGGTTTACAGGGTTCAGGTAAAACTACAACGGCTGGTAAGATTGCTAAATTAATCACTGAAAAACAAGGCAAGAAACCTTTATTGGTTGCTGGCGATATTTATCGTCCTGCTGCCATTGATCAGTTAAAGACATTAGGTGCACAGCTTAATATTCCAGTATTCTCTAAAGGCACTGATACACCGGTAGAAACAATCGTAACTGAAGCTTTAGCTAAAGCGCGTGATGATCACAACGATGTAGTAATCATCGATACCGCTGGTCGTTTACAGATTGATGAAAAGTTGATGCAGGAGCTTGCAAACGTTAAAGAAATTGCCCATCCTGATGAAATCCTTTTAGTTGTTGACTCATTAGCTGGTCAGGAAATCGTGAATGTTGCTTCAACATTCAATGAAAGACTAGGAATCACTGGTGCCGTTTTAACTAAGTTAGATGGTGACGCGCGTGGTGGGGGTGCCCTCTCTATTAGACATGTCACTCACGTCCCTATTAAATATATCGGTACAGGTGAAAAATTAGACGAAATCGATTATTTCTATCCTGACCGTATGGCAGATCGTATCCTTGGTATGGGGGATGTTGTTTCTCTTGTAGAAAAGGTACAGGATGTCTATGATGAAAAAGAAAGTATGAAAGCTTTCAATAAGATGAAGGCTGGTACTTTTGGATTAGATGATATGCTTGATCAGATGAAGAAACTTCAGAAGATGGGACCTTTATCTGGTTTATTGAAGATGATTCCAGGAATGCCTAAGATTCCTAATTTAAATGATGATGATGCCGCTGCTAAAATGAAGATGACTGAATCAATCATTTATTCTATGACTAAAGCGGAACGTGCAAATCCTGATATGATTAATTCATCACGTAAAGAAAGAATTGCAAAGGGTTGTGGTCAACCTGTGACTGAAGTTAATAAGCTATTAAAACAGTTTGAACAGTCACGTAAGGTCATGAAGCAGCTAGGCAACATTGATCCTACAACTGGTATGCCAACACAAAGACCAATGAAGAATCAGCAGCAGTTCAATCCTTATCGTAAAAAGACAAGACATAAGAAAAAGAAGAAATAA
- the ylxM gene encoding YlxM family DNA-binding protein produces the protein MDEELKKKEQVILLMDCYRELLTDKQKQYLTLYYEEDLSLSEIAEDLGVSKNAVFDNIKRSVMSLEKYESKLHILENHRKRLNLINKIEEEKNKKHEDIDEYLEMLKNI, from the coding sequence ATGGATGAAGAATTAAAAAAGAAAGAACAAGTCATCCTCTTGATGGATTGTTATAGAGAATTGTTGACAGATAAACAGAAGCAGTATCTAACTCTTTACTATGAGGAAGATCTGTCTCTATCAGAAATAGCCGAAGACTTAGGAGTCTCTAAGAATGCTGTTTTTGATAATATTAAGCGTTCTGTGATGAGTTTAGAGAAGTATGAATCTAAATTACATATTCTTGAAAATCATCGCAAGAGACTTAATTTAATTAATAAGATTGAAGAAGAAAAGAATAAGAAGCATGAAGATATTGATGAATATCTTGAAATGCTGAAGAATATCTAG
- the ftsY gene encoding signal recognition particle-docking protein FtsY, translating to MGFFQKIKETFVGKSTKQNEKYVAGLDKSSASFSSKINALAARYREINDEYFDELENILIMSDVGVNMVMKIVDEIKKEVRLENIKDPHAINDIIVDKMFVIYANDSYMTTKINYAENDLTVILMVGVNGAGKTTTIAKLANKIMHEEGKKVMVAAGDTFRAGAIEQLAEWANRLNIPCVKGKEGGDPSSVIFDALEQAKEGGYDVLICDTAGRLQNKVNLMKELEKMNRIIKRVVPEGPQETLLVVDATTGQNGISQAVEFSKITDITGIVLTKMDGTAKGGIILSIKDMLNIPVKFIGLGEKIDDLQEFDLEQYIYGLCNDLME from the coding sequence ATGGGATTTTTTCAAAAGATTAAAGAAACATTTGTAGGAAAATCTACAAAGCAGAATGAGAAGTATGTTGCTGGTCTTGATAAATCATCTGCTTCTTTCTCATCTAAAATTAATGCGTTAGCCGCAAGATATCGTGAAATCAACGATGAATATTTTGATGAGTTAGAAAATATCCTGATCATGAGTGATGTTGGTGTCAACATGGTTATGAAGATTGTGGATGAAATCAAGAAGGAAGTACGTCTTGAAAATATCAAGGATCCTCATGCGATTAATGATATTATCGTTGATAAGATGTTTGTCATCTATGCCAATGATTCATATATGACAACTAAGATCAACTATGCAGAAAATGATTTAACAGTTATCTTGATGGTTGGTGTCAATGGAGCAGGTAAAACAACTACTATTGCGAAGCTTGCCAATAAGATCATGCATGAAGAAGGCAAGAAGGTTATGGTGGCTGCCGGTGATACATTTAGAGCTGGTGCCATTGAACAGCTTGCTGAATGGGCAAATCGTTTAAATATTCCTTGTGTCAAGGGTAAAGAAGGGGGAGATCCTTCTTCAGTAATATTTGATGCGCTTGAACAGGCAAAAGAAGGCGGTTATGATGTACTTATCTGTGATACAGCAGGACGTTTACAGAATAAAGTAAACTTAATGAAGGAACTTGAAAAGATGAATCGTATCATCAAGAGAGTTGTGCCAGAAGGACCTCAGGAAACATTACTTGTTGTAGATGCAACAACAGGTCAGAATGGTATTTCACAGGCTGTCGAATTCTCTAAGATTACAGATATTACTGGTATTGTCCTTACTAAGATGGATGGTACTGCCAAGGGTGGTATTATTCTTTCAATTAAGGATATGCTCAATATCCCTGTTAAATTTATTGGTTTAGGTGAAAAGATTGATGATTTACAGGAATTTGATCTTGAACAGTATATTTATGGTTTATGTAATGATCTAATGGAGTAA